The Candidatus Nitrosymbiomonas proteolyticus genome has a segment encoding these proteins:
- a CDS encoding DNA-directed RNA polymerase subunit beta', whose translation MADVSQFNKIRIGIASPTDIRSWAFRHGVHHEVKKPETINYRTFKPERDGLFCEKIFGPVKDYECSCGRYKKIKYAGIICERCGVEVTKSRVRRERMGIIELAAPVCHIWYLKGVPSPLALILDISPRLLEKVIYFASFIIIDIEAEKIAELLPKVKEAAEQEKATIMRHMRELEEDSFTRFFEELDSNSDEYDEGSVRERAKAINDRIRAEYRDADDRLKDLDLAVDILGKLERNQLIDEEKYRAVSKMLDAVGAKLDLELRNLVRANIGAEAIKELLTRVDLEKLARELRQEIVSTTSQRRARAIKRLEIAEALISSKSRPEWMILDVIPVISPELRPMVQLDGGRFATSDLNDLYRRIINRNNRLKKIMEIHAPESIINHEKRLLQEAVDALVDNGRRSRPVVGSNSRPLKSLSDMLKGKEGRFRKNLLGKRVDYSGRSVIVVGPHLKLHQCGLPKEMALELFKPFVMKTLVEKKITQNIKTAKRMIDRMHPAVWDGLEEVIKEHPVLLNRAPTLHRLGIQAFEPILVDGKAIQIHPLVCHAYNADFDGDQMAVHVPLSLQAQAEARVLMLSTQNLFSPADGRPIMSPIQDIVLGAFALTFTDKASLQSLEEAVAKHEADPENNPAPKVYRDPAEVTFHLESPNVENPVQLNQAVRVRIRRPVFRPDSEIDHRDPATGQEYRYETTKGEDDEEKRELKPLETEFETVVRVSTAGRLLFNEALPYPLKHSDGMLQIELTKKMLAELIVLCQRQCGLGGTIRLLDDLKDLGFRWATKYGLSIAITDMDPPAGREAILQEADDSSNTILTRYRRGMLNFNEMQRRLVDLWSKTYDKIGDEIQAGMHQFNPLTIITASGARGSVKQLAQLAGMRGLMFNQFNEVIYELPVKSSFQKGLSMLEYFVTTHGARKGLADTALRTADAGYLTRRLVDVSQDVIIRREDCGTTEGVLCHRILNDEDEVIEKVGDRLIGRVALRDLVDPETNQQLMTAGEVITVDQAKRINEVEVQFTAVAEATDSDQARQTLGDKMIGAGFEINEHGLLCIPIRSPLTCDLDQGICSHCYGVDLSTNKLVEVGVAVGIIAAQSIGEPGTQLTMRTFHTGGVAGSATIARTSQYKTGKFIRQFMADLEAAMDTDMKQLDPTKLLESQEEAVKDLFTDSDRLTINEADTGKKKTERQTKAAIKAAEKMDTESRKMWEKSRKTFFYAWTGESSGIVRVEEIFEARKQPRGKAIICPVTGVVRSIRDSNFGRWVIVDSVVPVKETLKDAYIADVQEFLGGKKTEAALEKIVGQKFTTATLTVLRKHEVEHVRVYYPILVPPIGNLPVKAGSKVIQGDPLTYGPRDPHEILELAGAGAVYDYFVENLQSVYKAQGVDINDKHIEVIIRQMLRKRQIKEPGDTPFLPGQIVDRFQLRRENEKVRQAIQAGKMIKYVDPMTSENVEREPREATANWILLGITEASLATESFLSAASFQKTTRVLTEAAVRGKKDTLVGLKENVIIGRLIPAGTGVSQYRSLAVDVERGPAWAHQSLTALVEAEAPEELQPDAGLAFPSLAEMAAEEATSVPEEPEDES comes from the coding sequence ATGGCAGACGTAAGTCAATTCAACAAAATCCGAATCGGCATCGCTAGCCCAACCGACATCCGAAGTTGGGCATTTCGTCACGGCGTACACCACGAGGTCAAAAAACCCGAAACGATCAATTATCGCACGTTCAAACCGGAGCGTGACGGGCTGTTCTGCGAGAAGATTTTCGGTCCGGTCAAGGACTACGAATGTTCCTGCGGGCGCTACAAAAAGATCAAATACGCCGGCATCATCTGCGAACGGTGCGGCGTCGAAGTCACCAAGAGCCGCGTCCGGCGCGAGCGAATGGGGATCATTGAACTCGCCGCTCCCGTTTGCCACATTTGGTACCTGAAGGGAGTTCCGAGCCCGCTCGCCCTCATTCTGGACATCTCCCCCCGGCTGCTCGAAAAGGTCATCTACTTCGCCAGCTTCATCATCATCGACATTGAAGCCGAGAAGATCGCCGAGCTGCTTCCGAAGGTGAAGGAGGCGGCGGAGCAGGAGAAGGCCACGATCATGCGGCACATGAGGGAACTCGAAGAAGACAGCTTCACGAGGTTCTTCGAAGAGCTTGACAGCAACAGCGATGAGTACGACGAAGGTTCGGTGAGGGAGCGCGCGAAGGCGATCAACGACCGCATTCGGGCCGAATACCGCGATGCCGACGACCGGCTCAAGGACCTTGACCTTGCGGTGGACATCCTCGGCAAGCTCGAGCGCAACCAACTCATCGACGAAGAGAAGTACCGCGCGGTCAGCAAGATGCTCGACGCCGTGGGCGCCAAGCTCGATCTGGAACTGCGCAACCTCGTCCGGGCCAACATCGGGGCCGAGGCGATCAAGGAGCTCTTGACCCGCGTCGACCTCGAAAAGCTCGCCCGTGAACTCCGGCAAGAGATCGTGTCGACGACCTCGCAGCGCCGAGCCCGCGCCATCAAGCGGCTCGAAATCGCGGAAGCGCTCATTTCCAGCAAGAGCCGCCCTGAGTGGATGATCCTCGATGTCATCCCTGTCATCAGCCCCGAACTGCGCCCGATGGTCCAACTCGACGGCGGACGTTTCGCAACGTCGGACCTGAACGACCTGTATCGGCGAATCATCAACCGCAACAACCGGCTCAAGAAGATCATGGAGATTCACGCGCCGGAGTCGATCATCAACCACGAAAAGCGACTGCTTCAAGAGGCGGTCGATGCGCTGGTCGATAACGGCCGCCGGTCTCGTCCCGTCGTGGGCTCCAACTCCCGCCCGCTCAAGTCGCTGAGCGACATGCTCAAGGGCAAGGAAGGGCGGTTCCGAAAGAACCTTCTTGGAAAGCGCGTGGACTATTCGGGCCGTTCGGTTATCGTGGTTGGACCCCACCTGAAACTCCACCAGTGCGGACTTCCCAAGGAGATGGCGCTCGAACTCTTTAAGCCGTTCGTGATGAAGACGCTTGTCGAGAAAAAGATCACCCAAAACATCAAGACGGCCAAGCGCATGATCGATCGGATGCACCCGGCCGTGTGGGACGGATTGGAGGAGGTCATCAAGGAGCACCCGGTTCTCCTGAACCGCGCTCCGACCCTGCACCGATTGGGAATCCAGGCGTTCGAGCCGATCCTTGTCGATGGCAAAGCGATTCAGATTCACCCGCTCGTTTGCCATGCCTACAACGCGGACTTCGACGGCGACCAGATGGCTGTTCACGTCCCGCTTTCCTTGCAGGCGCAGGCGGAAGCTCGGGTCTTGATGCTGAGCACTCAGAACCTCTTCTCGCCGGCGGACGGGCGCCCGATCATGTCGCCGATCCAGGACATCGTCTTGGGGGCGTTCGCGCTTACGTTCACGGACAAGGCGTCGCTGCAAAGCCTCGAGGAGGCTGTGGCGAAGCATGAGGCCGACCCTGAGAACAACCCGGCGCCCAAGGTCTACCGCGACCCTGCCGAAGTGACCTTCCATCTCGAATCGCCCAACGTCGAGAACCCGGTCCAACTCAACCAAGCCGTTCGTGTCCGAATCCGCCGCCCGGTCTTCCGACCCGACAGCGAGATCGATCACAGGGACCCGGCGACCGGCCAGGAATACCGTTACGAGACCACGAAGGGCGAAGACGACGAGGAAAAGCGCGAACTCAAGCCGCTCGAAACGGAGTTCGAGACGGTGGTCAGGGTCTCGACGGCCGGAAGGCTCCTGTTCAACGAGGCTTTGCCTTACCCGCTCAAGCACAGCGACGGAATGCTTCAGATCGAGCTTACCAAGAAGATGCTCGCCGAGTTGATCGTTCTTTGCCAGAGGCAATGTGGGCTTGGAGGGACGATTCGGCTCCTGGACGACCTGAAGGACCTTGGGTTCCGATGGGCGACGAAGTACGGGCTCTCCATCGCCATCACGGACATGGACCCGCCTGCGGGAAGGGAAGCGATTCTTCAAGAGGCAGACGACTCGTCGAACACGATCCTCACGCGATACCGCAGGGGGATGCTCAACTTCAACGAGATGCAGCGTAGGCTGGTCGACCTATGGTCGAAGACCTACGACAAGATCGGCGATGAGATTCAGGCGGGGATGCACCAATTCAACCCGCTTACGATTATCACCGCCTCGGGCGCTCGCGGCTCGGTCAAGCAGCTCGCTCAGCTTGCGGGAATGCGCGGCCTGATGTTCAACCAGTTCAACGAGGTTATTTACGAACTCCCCGTCAAGAGTTCGTTCCAAAAGGGCCTTTCGATGCTGGAGTATTTCGTGACCACGCACGGCGCCCGCAAGGGTCTCGCCGACACAGCGCTGCGAACCGCCGACGCTGGATACCTCACAAGGCGACTCGTCGATGTCTCGCAGGACGTGATCATTCGACGCGAAGACTGTGGCACGACCGAAGGGGTGCTTTGCCACCGCATCCTCAACGATGAGGACGAGGTCATCGAGAAGGTCGGTGATCGCCTGATCGGCCGAGTCGCCTTGCGCGATTTGGTCGACCCGGAAACGAACCAACAACTCATGACGGCCGGCGAAGTCATCACCGTCGATCAGGCGAAGCGGATCAACGAGGTCGAGGTTCAGTTCACCGCTGTAGCTGAGGCGACGGATTCCGACCAGGCAAGGCAGACCTTGGGCGATAAGATGATCGGCGCCGGGTTCGAAATCAACGAACACGGCCTGCTGTGCATTCCGATCCGGAGCCCATTGACCTGCGACCTCGATCAAGGGATTTGCAGCCACTGCTACGGAGTGGACCTTTCGACCAACAAGTTAGTCGAAGTCGGGGTCGCAGTGGGGATCATCGCAGCCCAATCGATCGGTGAGCCGGGCACTCAGCTCACGATGAGGACGTTCCACACCGGAGGCGTTGCAGGTTCGGCGACGATTGCACGTACCAGCCAGTACAAGACCGGTAAGTTCATTCGTCAGTTCATGGCGGACCTTGAGGCCGCGATGGACACCGACATGAAGCAACTCGATCCGACGAAGTTGCTGGAGTCCCAAGAGGAAGCCGTCAAGGACCTCTTTACGGACTCGGATCGCTTGACGATCAACGAGGCCGACACCGGCAAGAAGAAGACCGAGCGGCAAACCAAGGCCGCCATCAAGGCCGCGGAAAAGATGGACACCGAATCCCGGAAGATGTGGGAGAAGTCGCGGAAGACCTTCTTCTATGCTTGGACGGGCGAGTCTAGCGGCATCGTCCGCGTCGAAGAGATCTTCGAGGCGCGGAAGCAACCTCGTGGAAAGGCAATCATCTGCCCGGTCACGGGCGTTGTGCGGTCGATTCGTGATTCGAATTTCGGCCGCTGGGTGATCGTAGATTCGGTGGTCCCGGTCAAGGAGACCCTTAAGGACGCCTACATTGCCGACGTTCAGGAGTTCCTTGGCGGCAAGAAGACCGAGGCCGCTCTCGAAAAGATCGTCGGCCAGAAGTTCACGACCGCCACGCTCACCGTACTCAGGAAGCACGAAGTCGAGCACGTTCGCGTGTACTATCCGATCCTCGTTCCGCCGATCGGCAACTTGCCCGTGAAGGCCGGCTCCAAGGTGATTCAAGGCGACCCGTTGACTTACGGTCCTCGGGATCCTCATGAGATTCTGGAACTCGCCGGCGCGGGCGCGGTCTACGACTACTTCGTGGAAAACTTGCAGTCGGTCTATAAGGCTCAAGGCGTCGACATCAACGACAAGCACATCGAAGTCATCATTCGGCAGATGCTTCGCAAGAGGCAAATCAAGGAGCCAGGGGATACCCCGTTCCTGCCGGGCCAGATCGTGGACCGATTCCAACTCCGACGCGAGAACGAGAAGGTCCGTCAAGCCATTCAGGCGGGCAAGATGATCAAGTACGTCGATCCGATGACGAGCGAAAACGTCGAGAGGGAGCCGCGCGAGGCCACGGCCAACTGGATTCTGTTGGGCATCACCGAGGCGTCGCTCGCAACGGAGTCGTTCCTTTCGGCAGCTTCGTTCCAGAAGACCACCCGCGTTCTGACAGAGGCCGCGGTTCGAGGCAAGAAGGACACCCTTGTCGGCCTGAAGGAAAACGTCATCATCGGGCGGCTGATTCCGGCCGGGACGGGCGTTTCCCAGTACCGGTCGCTTGCGGTCGACGTCGAGCGAGGACCTGCGTGGGCACACCAGTCCCTCACCGCTCTGGTGGAAGCGGAAGCTCCCGAGGAACTCCAACCCGACGCGGGGCTTGCGTTCCCGAGCCTTGCCGAAATGGCCGCCGAAGAGGCGACTTCAGTTCCGGAAGAGCCGGAAGACGAGTCGTAA
- a CDS encoding MerR family transcriptional regulator translates to MTNENRPVYMIGVAARLCGVHPQTLRQYERLGLVVPSRVGAKNRLYSEQDIEKVRQIQRLTQQMGVNLAGVEIILSLLNDIDDLHRDFERQVYDYVQKTERRIQDLMSRSNVPIRKDGSLLPVPHIKLKPKPKL, encoded by the coding sequence ATGACGAACGAGAACCGGCCCGTCTACATGATCGGAGTCGCGGCAAGGCTTTGTGGGGTTCACCCGCAAACTCTGAGACAATACGAGCGGCTGGGACTCGTCGTCCCGTCCCGAGTGGGCGCAAAGAACCGTTTGTATAGCGAGCAGGACATCGAGAAGGTGCGCCAGATCCAGCGTCTCACGCAGCAAATGGGCGTGAATTTGGCGGGGGTCGAGATCATTCTCAGCCTCCTCAACGACATCGATGACCTCCACCGGGATTTCGAGCGGCAGGTCTACGACTACGTCCAGAAAACGGAGCGCCGAATCCAGGACCTCATGAGCCGCTCGAACGTTCCGATCCGCAAGGATGGCAGCTTGCTCCCGGTTCCTCATATCAAGCTCAAGCCCAAACCAAAGCTGTGA
- a CDS encoding acetyl esterase/lipase: MWSCSLVLTFLIGGIDRDVVYSQPGGERLQMDIYHPQTLSSEPKPAVLVIHGGAWVSGKRQDMATMCEALAQEGFLAATVSYRLAPKHKWPTMVEDVRTAVRYLRSRAAELKIDPNRLGAAGASAGGHLALLLGASDSPTRDLAEYKGFSSQVQAVFNLFGPTDLGNDFPQSLDLMFAVVLGKPKNEATEIVKNASPVTHIGEKSAPVFTLHGKADPLVPVKQAERLDAALKAKGVEHQMRLIDGMKHEVDMTNPAVTSALTEALNWLKKKLASSVGAAQVRTVSSRS, encoded by the coding sequence ATGTGGAGTTGTTCGCTTGTACTGACCTTCTTGATCGGCGGCATCGATCGGGACGTAGTGTATTCGCAGCCTGGGGGCGAGAGGTTGCAGATGGACATCTACCATCCCCAGACGCTTTCCAGCGAGCCCAAACCTGCCGTCCTCGTGATTCATGGAGGCGCATGGGTCTCGGGCAAGAGGCAAGATATGGCGACGATGTGCGAAGCGCTCGCCCAGGAAGGGTTCCTCGCGGCGACCGTGAGCTACCGCCTTGCTCCCAAACACAAGTGGCCCACGATGGTCGAAGACGTTCGGACCGCCGTTCGTTATTTGCGAAGCCGCGCGGCGGAGTTGAAGATCGATCCCAACCGCTTGGGCGCGGCTGGCGCAAGCGCGGGAGGGCATTTGGCGCTCCTCTTGGGAGCCTCCGATTCGCCAACTCGCGACCTAGCCGAGTACAAGGGGTTCTCAAGCCAGGTGCAAGCCGTCTTCAACCTATTTGGCCCCACCGATCTGGGGAACGACTTTCCCCAAAGCCTCGACCTCATGTTTGCCGTCGTGCTCGGAAAGCCCAAGAACGAAGCTACCGAGATTGTGAAGAACGCAAGCCCGGTCACCCACATCGGCGAGAAGTCCGCGCCTGTATTCACTCTGCATGGAAAGGCCGACCCCCTGGTCCCCGTGAAGCAAGCCGAACGGCTCGACGCAGCGTTAAAGGCCAAAGGCGTGGAGCACCAAATGCGGCTGATCGACGGGATGAAGCATGAGGTTGACATGACGAACCCTGCAGTGACTTCGGCCCTCACCGAGGCGCTGAACTGGCTCAAGAAGAAGCTGGCGTCGAGTGTGGGCGCAGCGCAAGTTCGAACGGTTTCCTCGAGGAGCTGA
- a CDS encoding DNA-directed RNA polymerase subunit beta has protein sequence MTIIQPTSKRIGRFLEVPNLIELQLNSYRWFLEEGLPELFQTFSPIWDFTQSNFIELVSFSLGEPKYSVDECRDRDMTFEAPIKAIVRFGGREREMIESEVYLGDLPLMTDRGTFIINGRERVIVSQLSRSPGLYFEEGVDTAMQMVISARVIPNEGPWLEIESDSNHIVRTQISQTKKLPLTQLIKALGAFDKGTSTVHLPLKEAIHRKLVEPLADPETGEVLISADEWITQEAVDALPAGIQEQSVNVHTPVDTTDDLIRVFGRYETLASPTADDLTGRRVSEDVLDADGKVVIKAMQRIEPETAKKIESLGLESLRTYTLPSVVEATLKEDPTSNWREAILDIYKRLRPGEAANEDAAKQLIYGLFFDVKRYDLGKVGRRFLNNRLGFDVPIDRRCLTAVDLVGIMFKLQDYIDRKAERDDIDDLKNKRVRSVGELLQSQLRLGFVRMEKVARERMTSTDQENLLPGIILSVKPVSAAIKSFFSSNQLSTFMDQTNPLSELTNKRRLSSLGPGGLQRTSAKLEVRDVHRSHYGRICPIETPEGPNIGLISQLTTHARVDEYGFIMTPYRRVVDGRVTDEIVYLTAQEDFSRLIAPADTLTDGEGRIVADRLQVRCAGTEFGGASYPLVPRDRVTLMDVSPVQIVSVATALIPFLENDDANRALMGANMQRQAVPCLRSERPVVCTGYERTAAVDSGAAVVARRGGVVVLATATEVRVQTDSGEIDSYRLQHMLQSNKSTCFTQRPIIELGQRVLEGDPLADGPCVDHGELALGKNVLVSFMPWGGYNYEDAIIISERLVKDDVFSSIHIERHETEAVDTKLGPEEITRDIPNVGEDALKDLDENGIVRIGAEVRPEDILVGKVAPKGQVEMTAEERLIIAIFGKKAEETRDVSLRLPHGEKGTVVDVKVFSRFKYKCTACGHEYNESKKRERLFCDRCEEAINSLGADELPAGTNMSVQVYIAQKRKLMVGDKMAGRHGNKGVISRVVPVEDMPCLMDGTPVDIILNPLGVPSRMNIGQILETHLGYAGRKLGVRYRCPAFEGATEEEVLEEIERLAEAMRCEALSKYVNRELMLAVEFEKDDSVETMKERVNGALRKLDRPRLERVSRILGATPVADEAELSAIDPDDWEPEEPQGAGEPYSAPDAAYSDITERVLVNAFRRGGIDPETCKSLVRDGLTGDVLPNPLTVGTIYMLKLEHLAEEKIHARSIGPYSLVTQQPLGGKAQFGGQRFGEMEVWALEAYGAAYTLQELLTIKSDDVAGRVKAYEAIVKGEAIAEPGIPESFKILVNELRSLCLKVTVEDAANRELALRDLDELGPSDDARLARSVGLFS, from the coding sequence ATGACGATTATTCAGCCCACCTCGAAGCGAATCGGCAGATTCCTCGAGGTCCCCAATCTGATCGAACTTCAACTCAACAGTTACAGATGGTTTCTCGAAGAAGGTCTACCCGAGCTTTTCCAGACGTTCTCACCGATTTGGGATTTCACTCAATCCAACTTCATCGAACTCGTTAGCTTCTCGCTCGGCGAGCCGAAATACTCGGTTGACGAGTGCCGCGACCGCGATATGACGTTCGAGGCGCCGATCAAGGCGATCGTTCGCTTTGGCGGCCGCGAGCGGGAAATGATCGAGTCCGAGGTCTACCTGGGCGACCTGCCCCTGATGACCGACCGCGGAACGTTCATCATCAACGGTCGCGAACGGGTCATTGTATCTCAGCTTTCCCGTTCGCCCGGACTCTACTTCGAAGAAGGCGTTGACACGGCCATGCAGATGGTCATCAGCGCTCGCGTGATTCCCAACGAGGGCCCATGGCTCGAAATCGAGTCGGACTCCAACCATATCGTCCGGACTCAAATCAGCCAAACGAAGAAGCTGCCGCTGACGCAGTTGATCAAAGCCTTAGGGGCGTTCGATAAGGGAACTTCGACGGTTCACCTGCCCCTAAAGGAAGCCATTCACCGAAAGCTCGTCGAGCCGCTCGCCGACCCGGAAACCGGTGAGGTCCTTATCAGCGCGGACGAGTGGATCACCCAGGAGGCCGTAGATGCGCTGCCTGCGGGGATTCAGGAGCAGTCTGTCAATGTCCACACGCCCGTCGATACCACCGACGACCTCATTCGGGTGTTTGGAAGGTACGAGACGCTGGCATCTCCGACGGCTGACGACCTTACGGGAAGGCGGGTCTCGGAGGACGTGCTCGATGCCGACGGCAAGGTCGTCATCAAAGCGATGCAGCGAATTGAGCCAGAAACGGCCAAGAAGATCGAGTCGCTGGGACTGGAATCGTTGCGCACGTACACCCTGCCGAGCGTCGTCGAGGCCACGCTCAAAGAGGACCCGACTTCGAACTGGCGCGAGGCCATCCTCGACATCTACAAGCGGCTTCGACCCGGTGAAGCTGCCAACGAGGACGCTGCGAAGCAACTCATCTACGGGCTGTTCTTCGACGTGAAGCGCTATGACCTGGGCAAAGTGGGGCGACGGTTCCTCAACAACAGGCTCGGGTTCGACGTGCCGATCGACCGACGCTGCCTCACGGCCGTCGACTTGGTCGGGATCATGTTCAAGCTCCAGGACTACATCGACCGCAAGGCCGAAAGAGACGACATCGACGACCTCAAGAACAAGAGGGTCCGTTCGGTAGGCGAGTTGTTGCAGAGCCAGCTTCGGCTGGGATTTGTGAGGATGGAGAAGGTCGCTCGCGAGCGCATGACCAGCACCGACCAGGAGAACCTGCTGCCCGGCATTATCCTCTCGGTCAAACCTGTGAGCGCGGCGATCAAGAGCTTCTTTAGCTCCAATCAGCTCAGCACGTTCATGGATCAAACGAATCCGCTGAGCGAGTTGACCAACAAGCGGCGTCTTTCGAGTCTGGGGCCGGGGGGTCTGCAACGGACAAGCGCAAAGCTCGAAGTTCGCGACGTCCACCGTTCGCACTACGGCCGGATCTGCCCCATCGAGACCCCCGAAGGTCCGAATATCGGGCTGATCTCCCAGCTCACTACCCACGCACGGGTCGATGAGTACGGGTTCATCATGACTCCTTACCGGCGCGTCGTCGATGGCCGCGTCACCGACGAGATCGTGTACCTGACCGCCCAGGAGGACTTCTCGAGGCTCATTGCGCCCGCAGACACTCTCACCGACGGCGAGGGTCGGATCGTCGCAGACCGGCTGCAGGTGCGCTGCGCGGGAACGGAGTTCGGAGGCGCGAGCTATCCGCTCGTCCCGAGGGACCGGGTGACCCTGATGGACGTCTCGCCGGTTCAAATCGTGTCCGTCGCGACGGCCCTGATTCCTTTCCTCGAAAACGACGACGCGAACCGGGCGCTTATGGGCGCGAACATGCAGCGCCAAGCTGTGCCTTGCCTAAGATCAGAGCGGCCAGTCGTTTGTACGGGCTACGAGCGAACGGCAGCCGTCGACTCCGGCGCGGCAGTCGTCGCCCGGCGAGGCGGCGTCGTGGTATTGGCGACCGCGACCGAAGTGCGCGTCCAGACCGATAGCGGCGAGATCGACAGTTACAGGCTGCAGCACATGCTGCAAAGCAACAAATCGACCTGCTTTACGCAGCGACCCATCATCGAACTGGGCCAGCGGGTGCTGGAAGGCGATCCCCTCGCGGACGGGCCTTGCGTCGATCATGGCGAACTCGCTTTGGGCAAGAACGTGCTGGTCTCGTTCATGCCTTGGGGCGGATACAACTACGAAGACGCGATCATCATCAGCGAGCGGCTGGTCAAGGATGACGTGTTCAGTTCGATCCATATCGAGCGGCACGAGACGGAAGCCGTCGACACCAAGTTGGGTCCTGAAGAGATCACGCGCGATATTCCGAACGTCGGAGAGGACGCCCTTAAGGACCTCGACGAGAACGGCATCGTCCGCATCGGCGCGGAAGTCAGGCCCGAAGACATCCTGGTCGGAAAGGTCGCGCCCAAGGGGCAGGTCGAAATGACCGCCGAAGAGCGGCTGATCATCGCGATCTTCGGTAAGAAGGCCGAAGAGACGAGGGACGTCTCATTGCGGCTGCCGCACGGTGAGAAGGGCACGGTCGTCGATGTGAAGGTCTTTAGCCGGTTCAAGTACAAGTGTACGGCTTGCGGGCATGAATACAACGAGTCGAAAAAGCGGGAACGCCTTTTCTGCGACCGCTGCGAAGAAGCCATCAATTCGCTGGGCGCGGACGAACTTCCCGCAGGAACGAATATGTCGGTCCAGGTCTATATCGCACAGAAGCGGAAGCTGATGGTCGGCGACAAAATGGCCGGACGGCACGGGAACAAGGGCGTCATCTCGCGGGTCGTGCCCGTCGAAGACATGCCGTGCCTGATGGATGGCACGCCGGTGGACATCATCTTGAACCCGCTCGGCGTTCCGAGCCGTATGAACATCGGCCAGATTCTGGAGACCCACCTCGGTTACGCGGGCCGAAAGCTCGGAGTGCGGTATCGCTGCCCGGCCTTCGAAGGCGCGACCGAAGAAGAAGTCTTGGAAGAGATCGAGCGTTTGGCCGAAGCGATGCGGTGCGAAGCCCTATCGAAGTACGTCAACCGGGAACTGATGCTGGCCGTCGAGTTTGAAAAGGACGACTCGGTCGAAACGATGAAGGAGCGCGTCAACGGCGCCTTGAGGAAGTTGGATAGGCCGCGCCTCGAGAGAGTGAGCCGCATTCTGGGAGCAACCCCGGTTGCCGATGAGGCCGAACTGAGCGCGATCGACCCCGATGACTGGGAGCCGGAAGAGCCGCAGGGCGCGGGTGAACCGTACTCGGCTCCGGACGCTGCCTACAGCGACATCACCGAGCGCGTGCTCGTCAATGCCTTCCGGCGGGGAGGCATCGACCCCGAAACCTGCAAGTCGTTGGTTCGGGACGGGCTGACCGGAGACGTGCTGCCCAACCCGCTGACCGTAGGGACGATCTACATGCTCAAGCTCGAGCACCTTGCGGAAGAGAAAATTCACGCCCGATCGATCGGGCCGTACTCGCTCGTCACCCAGCAGCCATTGGGCGGTAAGGCGCAGTTCGGCGGCCAGAGATTTGGCGAGATGGAAGTGTGGGCGCTAGAAGCTTACGGAGCGGCCTACACGCTCCAAGAGTTGCTCACGATCAAGTCAGACGATGTCGCCGGACGCGTCAAGGCATACGAGGCGATCGTCAAAGGCGAAGCCATCGCCGAACCCGGAATTCCGGAATCCTTCAAGATTCTGGTGAACGAGTTGCGCTCGCTGTGCCTCAAGGTCACGGTCGAAGACGCCGCGAACCGAGAATTGGCCCTGCGCGACCTGGACGAACTCGGTCCGAGCGACGACGCCCGACTCGCACGTTCGGTGGGGTTGTTTAGCTAG